The genomic DNA TTTATAGGAATAAGCAGTATTTGGGATTATAAAAAAGCAAAATTCAATGGTGAGAAAACAGAAATAAATTTAAAAAATCCATTGAAAACAGTGTTTTTAAATACCGGAATGATTTGCTTTGTATTATTCTTTATAATAAAGATGATTTTACAAGCAATAAGTTAAAAAAAGAGAAGAAGAAGTATTATTCTTGTTTTTCTTCTTCAATAGCTGCTACAACACTGTTTAAAATTTGAAGTGCTTTGGAAAATGCAGGCATTCCTGAAGTTAATAAAACAACTCTTAAAACATCAACAATTTCTTCTTTGGTAACTCCAAGTACTTCAATAGCACTCCTAATTTGTTTTTTAGTAGCTCTAGGATCTGCACGGGAAGCAGTAATACCAATTGCAATTAATTTTTGGGTTTTATAGTCTAAAACTTTTCCATTCCAAACAGTTTCGTTTAAATCAGTTACAAGTTCATATAAATCTGGATTTTCGCCTTCAAGTTCTCTGATTCCTTTTCCATAATATACTTCACCTTTCATATAGATAGTATGAAAGTTGTCATACTTATAGATTTTGTCGAAAAAAATATTACTTTTCAAATGCTCTCTCTAACAATATTTAAAAAATAAAATACATAGGTGATAGCATGAATAACGAGCTCATTAAGAATATGTGTTTAAGTTGCAATCATTCAAAACAGACACAGAACAACTATAACCTTTCACTTCGGAAGTACTGTGAATATTTCGACATGTCACTTGAGGAACTTCTGATGGAAGCTGAAGAAGATGAAAAGAACAATGTAAGATGGAAAAATTGCCGTTTAAGAGCTAAACTGATTGAATTCAGACACCACCTGTTACAGAATTATGCTGCAAGCACTGTGAAAAAACACATCTGGAGCATCAAATTCTTTTACAAATTCTATGACATTGAAATACAATCATTGCCTAGAGTTACCCAACAGTCTTTGAGAAAACCCCAGCCAATCTACTATAAGGATTTGCCTGACAAAGAAGTGATAAGGGAAGCATTTAAAATATCTTCACCATTGATGAAATCCATAATACTGTTT from Methanobrevibacter sp. includes the following:
- a CDS encoding carboxymuconolactone decarboxylase family protein, whose amino-acid sequence is MKGEVYYGKGIRELEGENPDLYELVTDLNETVWNGKVLDYKTQKLIAIGITASRADPRATKKQIRSAIEVLGVTKEEIVDVLRVVLLTSGMPAFSKALQILNSVVAAIEEEKQE